A single window of Macaca mulatta isolate MMU2019108-1 chromosome 9, T2T-MMU8v2.0, whole genome shotgun sequence DNA harbors:
- the PROSER2 gene encoding proline and serine-rich protein 2 isoform X1, translating to MPVTHQKSDASDMNSDTSPNCRLRAFSRGGSLESRSNSSRSRSFTLDDESLKYLTHEEKDVLLFFEETIDSLDEDFEEPVLCDGGVCCLCSPSLEESTSSPSEPEDVIDLVQPAPGAGEAKGLPEETQAAGPAPAGKEHRKQDAETPPPPDPPAPETLPAPPPVPSTPDPPRRELRAPSPPAEHPRLLRSVPTPLVIAQKISERLAGNEALSPISPSREGRPEEWRTPAAWGPRSRDPGPGPSRPAQPKAPRFPSNIIVTNGAAREPHRTLSRAAVSVQERRAQVLATIHGHAGAFPAAGDVGEGAPGGSSSPEQVARGQGLPGPAESLRAGGQAPRGPALANGFPSAHEALKSAPSAFAPTGKSLCFRPGPALPSARARQSFPGPRQPDGAQDWRLADSLPRPQGITVQFAGRGSSEEARREALRKLGLLRESS from the exons ATGCCTGTAACCCACCAGAAATCAGACGCATCTGACATGAACTCGGACACGTCCCCCAACTGCAGGCTCCGAGCCTTTAGCAGAGGCGGCAGCCTGGAGAGTCGAAGCAACAGCTCTCGCTCCAGAAGCTTCACTTTG GATGATGAGAGCCTGAAGTACCTCACCCATGAGGAAAAGGACGTCCTCCTGTTTTTTGAGGAGACAATTGACTCCCTGGACGAGGACTTTGAGGAGCCAGTGCTGTGTGATGGGGGAGTGTGCTGCCTCTGCTCCCCGTCTCTGGAGGAGAGCACCTCCAGTCCCTCCGAGCCCGAAGATGTCATCGACTTAGTGCAGCCAGCACCTGGCGCCGGGGAAGCCAAGGGCCTCCCAGAGGAGACGCAGGCAGCAG GGCCTGCACCTGCCGGGAAGGAGCACAGGAAACAAGATGCTGAGACTCCTCCACCTCCGGACCCCCCAGCTCCCGAGACCCTTCCTGCACCACCGCCCGTGCCCAGCACCCCCGACCCCCCTAGGAGGGAGCTGCGCGCCCCTTCCCCGCCAGCGGAGCACCCCAGACTCCTGCGCTCCGTTCCCACGCCCCTCGTTATTGCGCAGAAGATTTCCGAGAGGTTGGCAGGAAACGAAGCCCTCTCGCCCATATCCCCATCCAGGGAGGGCCGGCCCGAGGAGTGGAGGACACCGGCCGCCTGGGGGCCCCGCAGCAGAGACCCCGGCCCGGGGCCCAGTCGCCCGGCGCAGCCCAAGGCCCCCCGCTTCCCCAGCAACATCATCGTCACCAACGGCGCGGCCCGGGAGCCCCACAGGACCCTGTCCAGGGCGGCCGTCAGCGTGCAGGAGCGCAGGGCGCAGGTGCTGGCCACCATCCACGGCCACGCCGGCGCCTTCCCCGCCGCAGGGGATGTGGGCGAGGGGGCCCCGGGGGGCAGCTCCTCCCCGGAGCAGGTGGCACGTGGCCAGGGCCTGCCTGGCCCCGCTGAGAGTCTCCGGGCAGGGGGTCAGGCTCCGCGGGGCCCGGCGCTGGCCAACGGCTTCCCAAGTGCGCACGAGGCCCTGAAGAGCGCACCCAGCGCCTTCGCGCCCACCGGGAAGTCCCTCTGCTTCCGCCCCGGCCCGGCCCTGCCCAGTGCGCGGGCCCGCCAGAGCTTCCCCGGGCCCCGGCAGCCCGACGGTGCCCAGGACTGGCGCCTCGCAGACTCCCTGCCCCGGCCGCAGGGCATCACCGTGCAGTTCGCAGGCCGCGGCTCCTCGGAGGAGGCCCGCAGGGAGGCGCTGCGGAAGCTGGGGCTGCTCAGGGAGAGCTCGTGA
- the PROSER2 gene encoding proline and serine-rich protein 2 isoform X2, producing the protein MTIAFLKFSIPPHSSFPDDESLKYLTHEEKDVLLFFEETIDSLDEDFEEPVLCDGGVCCLCSPSLEESTSSPSEPEDVIDLVQPAPGAGEAKGLPEETQAAGPAPAGKEHRKQDAETPPPPDPPAPETLPAPPPVPSTPDPPRRELRAPSPPAEHPRLLRSVPTPLVIAQKISERLAGNEALSPISPSREGRPEEWRTPAAWGPRSRDPGPGPSRPAQPKAPRFPSNIIVTNGAAREPHRTLSRAAVSVQERRAQVLATIHGHAGAFPAAGDVGEGAPGGSSSPEQVARGQGLPGPAESLRAGGQAPRGPALANGFPSAHEALKSAPSAFAPTGKSLCFRPGPALPSARARQSFPGPRQPDGAQDWRLADSLPRPQGITVQFAGRGSSEEARREALRKLGLLRESS; encoded by the exons ATGACGATAGCCTTTTTGAAGTTTTCCATCCCTCCACATAGTTCGTTTCCT GATGATGAGAGCCTGAAGTACCTCACCCATGAGGAAAAGGACGTCCTCCTGTTTTTTGAGGAGACAATTGACTCCCTGGACGAGGACTTTGAGGAGCCAGTGCTGTGTGATGGGGGAGTGTGCTGCCTCTGCTCCCCGTCTCTGGAGGAGAGCACCTCCAGTCCCTCCGAGCCCGAAGATGTCATCGACTTAGTGCAGCCAGCACCTGGCGCCGGGGAAGCCAAGGGCCTCCCAGAGGAGACGCAGGCAGCAG GGCCTGCACCTGCCGGGAAGGAGCACAGGAAACAAGATGCTGAGACTCCTCCACCTCCGGACCCCCCAGCTCCCGAGACCCTTCCTGCACCACCGCCCGTGCCCAGCACCCCCGACCCCCCTAGGAGGGAGCTGCGCGCCCCTTCCCCGCCAGCGGAGCACCCCAGACTCCTGCGCTCCGTTCCCACGCCCCTCGTTATTGCGCAGAAGATTTCCGAGAGGTTGGCAGGAAACGAAGCCCTCTCGCCCATATCCCCATCCAGGGAGGGCCGGCCCGAGGAGTGGAGGACACCGGCCGCCTGGGGGCCCCGCAGCAGAGACCCCGGCCCGGGGCCCAGTCGCCCGGCGCAGCCCAAGGCCCCCCGCTTCCCCAGCAACATCATCGTCACCAACGGCGCGGCCCGGGAGCCCCACAGGACCCTGTCCAGGGCGGCCGTCAGCGTGCAGGAGCGCAGGGCGCAGGTGCTGGCCACCATCCACGGCCACGCCGGCGCCTTCCCCGCCGCAGGGGATGTGGGCGAGGGGGCCCCGGGGGGCAGCTCCTCCCCGGAGCAGGTGGCACGTGGCCAGGGCCTGCCTGGCCCCGCTGAGAGTCTCCGGGCAGGGGGTCAGGCTCCGCGGGGCCCGGCGCTGGCCAACGGCTTCCCAAGTGCGCACGAGGCCCTGAAGAGCGCACCCAGCGCCTTCGCGCCCACCGGGAAGTCCCTCTGCTTCCGCCCCGGCCCGGCCCTGCCCAGTGCGCGGGCCCGCCAGAGCTTCCCCGGGCCCCGGCAGCCCGACGGTGCCCAGGACTGGCGCCTCGCAGACTCCCTGCCCCGGCCGCAGGGCATCACCGTGCAGTTCGCAGGCCGCGGCTCCTCGGAGGAGGCCCGCAGGGAGGCGCTGCGGAAGCTGGGGCTGCTCAGGGAGAGCTCGTGA